ATGTGCTAAGAGcctagaaattgaattgaaatgcGTGTGTAAAGCCGTAAATCCGTTTGTGAGCCCTAAGCAAGAAGCTATTAAAGCTATTTGCTACAAAATTCAGTTTTCGattaagccaaaaacaaaaaatataagaaataaatgaattaaaaacgGCTGAAGTAGTGTTGAAGCTACCGTTTAgggagttgttgttgctgctgctgatcgtCTCAAGTTGTTTACGTCGCACGGCTCCAGCGGCACTTTGAGCCGCGTCTTTTGGTTGCCATATTGTAATGGCCCTCGAGTGAGGGcactttttgttattgttcgAGCCACTCGAAAGCGCGAGGCGAGCCGGAACTCCAAAAAGctccaaaacaaaaaatacctaCTCCAAAACCTTTCAAaggtgtgtgttgtgtgtgtgtgtgtgtgtgtgtgtgtttcgctAATGATGGCACATGAGCTGCTGCGCGATGCTATAATTAGTTAAGCCGTCGCGTATTTTGGCCAAGTGccatcccccccccccccccccccccgtcCCTACTCCTGCTCCTCCAGCAAATAGCTGCTACGCCCACACACGAATGCACACCCAGCTATCTATGGGCCCAGCCAGGCCCAAGCTCAAATTTTGGCATTAATTAAATgagggagaaaaaaaaaaagaagagattAAACCGCaactaaaatcaaatttgagcaacagcaaaacaacaaaaaaagaaacaaaatatgaaaaattgcAAAGTGTTTTGGTGCATGTAGCCGCCGCCTCGACAGCGTTTTGGCTAATTGAAAGACACGGCAAGAGgccagcagaaaaaaaaaaccaaaaacggTCTTTAAAGAAcgcagaagaagcagcagaagtctgttgaacaaaaaacaattaagacAAAAATTCGAGCGCTGCGCGAGACTATAAAAAGCAAAGCGCCGCAGCGAAACCGCAAACAGTCGGCGCTCGAGCGTTTCAGTCGAGAGAATAGCACCAgaagatacaaagatacaaacCTAACCAGATACAAAGAGCTGCAaggatacaaatatatatagatatatataaggatatatatatatatatatatatatatatatatatataaacagtGCTGTGAcatcaatttttttgttcttgtgcttcgtgctttgtttttttttgttttttgggttGAGTGAAGTTCTCGAGTGCGTGTTGCAAGTGCCACAAGATGTTGCAGCCCATTGTCCTTGTTGCCTGCGCATTTCTGGCCAGCGCCGCAGCTGGTCGCCCGCCGCAACGCTATTTGCCCGCCAATCAATATCCGGCACCGCAGGCCAGCCAGCTGCACTATCACGGCGTTAGCGGCCACTCCCATGGTCGTCTCGgaggcggtggcggtggcggtggcggcttAGCTGGAGGAGTGGGCGTGGGCGTCGGTGTGGGTGGCAGCAGTGCTGGCTTTGCCGGAGCCGGCGGACATGGCGGACATGGCGGACATGGTGGACAGCGTCAGGCGCAGATACCGATTGTGCGCAGCGATTATCAGAGCGATGCCAGCGGCAATTATAACTTTGGGTAATTCAAAGATCTTGTATTTCATTTGCAAACTGTTCAAAGGGAAATCTGTTCTCAGGCGCATTGTTGCCGTGCTTGTTCCTTACGATTCCTCAGATCGATTCACatttataacttttttattagttttcttaACTGTTCTCAGCAAAACCTGTATACCTTCTATGCCTTTAGTTTCTTAAACTGTTCCCAGCGAGGCACAGTGAAACATTTCTTGTCAGGCGTTTTCTTGCGATTAATGAATACTTCTTTATTTTCCTTAACTGTTCCCAGTAACACGTCTGTTCCGATTGTTTCTCTTGTTACAGTGTTTGCTTGACCCCAAGTATTACTTAATTGTTCCTGGTGAAGCCTCTGTTTCCATTGATTCTGTTCCCATTATTTTGATGCAGTGTTTGTTTAATGCACC
This window of the Drosophila virilis strain 15010-1051.87 chromosome X, Dvir_AGI_RSII-ME, whole genome shotgun sequence genome carries:
- the Cpr11B gene encoding pupal cuticle protein 20, with translation MLQPIVLVACAFLASAAAGRPPQRYLPANQYPAPQASQLHYHGVSGHSHGRLGGGGGGGGGLAGGVGVGVGVGGSSAGFAGAGGHGGHGGHGGQRQAQIPIVRSDYQSDASGNYNFGFDTGNGIHRDETGEFKGGWPHGSLGVRGSYSYTGDDGQQYTVNYKADKNGFHAEGAHLPTSPSLPAEHHQQRSGAGGSAGGYQGGAYHGSAGNVQAPSSRYLPPGYRQRRHY